Below is a window of Lebetimonas sp. JH292 DNA.
GTTTTGTTTCTTTTTCTATTGTCTCAATTCTTTTAATATCAAATTTTGCATTTTCAATAATTTTTTTTGCATCAACATCCGGAATTAAACCCAGTTTGTTCCATGCTTTTACCGCCGCTTTTTCAACTTCCAGCCATGCCCCGTATTTAGCTTCCTGGCTCCACAGTTTTTTCATTTCACTCCTGGCATATCTTTCGACCATATATATCCTTTTTTTGATACAATTATACAATAATTATAGTACATAGTGAGTAGTGAGCTTGCCCGGCCGCTTGCAAAGCGGCGGGGTTATGAGTAGTAATAATTAAAGGATAAGTCGTGCCGGATATGGGCTTTAGCGAAATTTTATTTGTAGCAGTTATTGCTATTATTGTTTTGGGACCGGAAAAGCTTCCGGACGCCATGAGGGATTTGGGAAGACTTTTTATAAAAATAAAAAAAATGTGGAGGGATGCAACGGCTGATATCAGAAGAGAGCTAGAACTTGAAGAGATGAAAACGGAAATGGAAGAATATAAAAAACAGCTTCAGGAGCTTCAAAATAAAGTAAGCGGTGAAGTAAATGATATAAAAAGCTCTCTGACAAGTCTTGATGAACTTACGGCAACAGGAAATACAAGGGATTTTTCAGATATGATAAGCTCCAATGAAAAAAAAATGGATAATGAAAAATGTAAAATGGAAAATGAGGGTAAAAATAATGAAAAATTAGAAAAAAATGAAAAAAAAAAAAATAATTATCCATTCTCCATTATCAATTTTACATTAGGATAAAAATGGGTTTTGTAGTTAAAGAATTTGAAATTAAAAATCAAAAAATACTTGATTTTTTAATTGAACTCGGATTTGGTATGCGTGAAGCAAAAAGGGCGATTGACAGGGGCAGGGTCAGTTTAAACGGAAAAAGAGTTACTGAAAAATCAGCAAGAGGCAGCGGTATTCTTAAAGCCATAGTGTTCGAGCCCAACGGTTACGGACTAAAACCTGTTTTTGAAACAACCCATTTTGCTGTGTTTGATAAGCCAAGCGGAGTTGCTATTCACCCAAAAAAGCTGGCTAATACAAAAAGCTTGCTGGATGATGTAAGAGCATTATGGGGGAGAGATGCAAATTTGGTCCACAGGCTTGATAAAGAAACGAGCGGGCTGGTGATGGCAAGTAAAAATAAATTTGCCGAAAGCGTTTTAAAACGCTCTTTTCAAAACAAAGAAATAAAAAAAAGTTATCTGGCCCTAATCAGGGGGCATTTGGATAAAATTATGACTATTAAAAAACCTATTTTGGCAAACAGAGATGAAAATATAAAAGTTAAAGTAATGATTCATCCCGAGGGTAAAGAATCAATAACCATTATAAAGCCCGTTAAAAAAATAGGAGACAATACACTTGTTGAATGTGATTTGTTAACAGGTCGCCAGCATCAGATAAGGGTGCATCTTTTCAGTATAGGCCATCCGGTTGTGGGGGATCCGTTATACGGGGTGGACAATGAATTTGCCGACAGATATTTAAATAAACAGATAAGCGAAGAAGAGAGAATTAAAACAACGGGGGCAAAAAGGCTTATGCTTCATTCTTATAAACTGGAATTTGAATTTATGAATAACAAATATATTATAAAAAGTGATAAATTACTGACTAAATACGCTCAACAAAAAGTGCAAATTTTTTAACGCTTCATAAAGACTAAAAAGCATTAACTCGCTTCGCTCAAACAAAATGCTTTTTTTAACGTCTTTATTTCGCTAAAATTTGCAATTGTTTCGCTTTATTTAGTCAGTGCCGAAAAAATTAAGCGAAAATTAAGTTTTTTGTGTTATAATTTTAATTCAATTTCCCCTCCTTAAAAGTTTTTAATAATTACCTCCTCTTTAAGCCCTTTCGGGCTTATAAAAGAGATTTAAATTCATTAAAAGGCATAGGCTTATAAAAATAAAATCCCTGAATATAATCACACTCGGCATTTTGGAGCAGTTTTAACTGGTTAATGTTTTCTACACCCTCGGCTATTGTTTTTAAATCAAATTTATGGGCAAAATCAATAATCGTTTCAACAATGGCATAATCTTTTTTAGAATTTTCTATATTTCTTACAAAAGATATATCTATTTTTAAATAATCAGCCGGCAAATCTTTTAAATAACTAAACGATGAATAACCCGTTCCAAAATCGTCAATTGAAAGTTTGAATTTTTTATTTTTAAAATAATTGAATATTTTCTTGGTATATTCAATATCTCCCGCTATTTCTCTTTCAGTTAATTCTATATTTATAGGTAAATTGCGTATTTTTTTAAATAAATTTTTAATATGCTCTTCATCTGTTAAGGATTTGCCTGAAATATTAAAAGAAAGCGGTATGTTTATCTGTTGCAGATATTCTAAAAATTTTGGGAACATCTGTTTTTCTATTGTTTTTATAAATCCGCTGTTTTCGGCATTATCTATAAAATTATTAGGATAAATTATTTTATTGTTGTGTTTGATTCTAAGAAATGTTTCCGCCCCTGCAATTTTTAAAGATTTTGAATCCACATACGGTTGAAAATGATATATAAATTCTTTGTTTTTTAAAGCAGTTTTTAAAAGATTTTTGGTTTGTGTATATTTTAAAATCTGTTCGTTGATTTGTGAAGAAAAAAATTCGTATGTAAATTCTCCTTTTTCTTTTGTCAAGCTCTAGTGCTAAATAAGCTTTATCTAATAATTTTACTAGGGATATAGAGCAATGCCTATATTGACAGCAATTTTGTTTTGAAACTCTTCGAAATTTTATATGTTTCTGTTGAAATTTTTAATTATTGAAAGAATTTCGTCTAAAGACTTATATAAAAATGTTTTTAAAAATTCAGCAAATTTCCGTTTATCTGATTGAATATTTTAAAATCTTTTAAATCAATTATTATAAAGGCATATGTCTCTTTTTTATTTATTTTTTTAGAAATCTGATATATAAATTCCTGTCTGTAAAAAAGCTTCTTTCAATTTTTTTTCTATAATATTTTCTTATTTTTTCCCTTCATGTGAAAAAACAGGTATTATTTTGTCTTTTAAATAAAAAAGCTCTCCGTTTTTATTTTTGTTTATTAATTTCTTCCACACTTTTATTTGCATATAAAATATTTGCATTTTCGTCTGTAATCACCGCCCATGAGTATGTTTTGTCAAAGGCTTCGTTTAGTAAATCAAGAAGAGTGTAATCTATAGACAGACTTTATGAAAATGGTATAAATAATGCTGAATGAAAATTATTGTCATTTTAGTAATTTTTTATATGGAAATTATTTGTCTGAATATTTTGCTAAATCCTCAAAAAACTCTTTTTTATAATCTCCTTTGCTAAAAAGATTCCATAACGTTTTTATATATTCTCATTTTTGGAAAAGATTTTTATTATAATTTGATTTATATTTTTTAAAATTTCAAGCGAATTTTCTTTTGTTACTTTCTTCTGTAATATCTAATTTAAATTCATTGTTTTTATTTATAACTTGCAAACTTTCATATGTTTTTGAAAAAAATTCTCCGTTTAATCTTTCTTTGATATTATTTAAAATTTCATATTTTTTTTTATTTAATTTTGGTGAGTAATGTTTTAAAAACTTCGTGAAATTTTTTAATTGAATAAATTATATTTTTAATTATAACAGAATTTTTAAAAAACTGAATATCTCTTCATATTTATATAATTCATCGGGATTTTGTCTTAAAAAGTTTTCCATGGCTTCTTTTTTGTTTATGGCTCCATCCAAATCAGGATCAACTCCTTTTTGATATGCGCCTATTCTTATTAACACTTCGTTTTCTTTGAGCATTGAATAGAGATATTTAAATTTTTGCGCCAAATTTATATGCTCTTTATCTACCACATTTGGCATTACCCTGCTGGCTGAAGAGAGAATGTCTATTGGAGGATATAGCCCCCTGTCTGTAAGTTCCCTGTTTAAAATAATATGCCCGTCGAGTATGCTTCTGGCCTGGTCCGCTATAGGGTCGGCCGATGTGTCATCTCCTTCCACCAATACGGTAAAAAATGCAGTAATTGAGCCTTTCCCTTTTTCTTTTCCTGCCCTCTCCATCAGTTGAGGTAAAAGAATAATTGAGCTTGGAGGATAACCTTTACTTGTAGGGGGTTCTCCCTGGGCAAGGCCTATTTCCCTTTGTGCCATGGCAAAACGTGTTATACTGTCCATTAAAAAGAGTACGTCTTTCCCACGGTCTTTAAAATATTCCGCCACCGCCATGGCCGAAAACGCCCCGTATTTTCTCATAAGGGCGGAATCATCGCTTGTTGCCGCTATAATTACAGTATTTGTTAAATCGCCTTTTAAATTATGTTCTATAAATTCCGGAATTTCCCTTCCCCTTTCGCCAATCAGGGCTATTACTTTAACCTGGGCATCACTTCCTTTTACAATCATACTCATGAGTGTCGACTTACCAATCCCACTTCCGGCAAAAATACCCATTTTTTGGCCTTTTCCACAGGTTAAAAGACCGTCTATTGCTTTAACACCGGTTGAGAAGACTTCATTTATCATACCTCTTTTAAGGGGAGAGATAGGTTTTTTCATTATAGGATATTTTGTTTCAAAATTTATTTTACCGAGGGAGTCAATCGGATTCATAAACGGGTCAACCACCCTTCCAAGCAGTCTCTCCCCAACAGGAATTTTCATTCCGTTTTCGTCAATATACACCTTATCTCCTATTTTAAACCCTTCTAAAAAACTAAAAGGCGTTACCACAAAAGATTTTTCATCAAGGCTTGTTACCATCCCGAGCATTTCCTTATTGGATGAGACAATTTTTACAATATCCCCTATAGAAGGGTTAAGCCCTACGGCTATCAGATTGGTGGAATTTATTTTTTTTACCGTTCCAAACGGAAGGGATAATTTTTTAGAGCCAATTTTCGATTTGATATTTTTAAGCGGCATCGTTTCCTTTCAATTAATTATAAAATTATGGTATTATACACTTTAAAAAAGGATAATGTATGGTTGAAGCTAAAAAAATTGATTCTGCTAATAGTATAATAAAAGCGAACATAGAAAATCAAGATTTGGAAGCAAAAAAAGACAAAATTGCCAAACAAATTGCAAAAAAAGCTAAAGTTCAAGGTTTTAGAGTGGGAAAAGTTCCCGTAAAAGTTGTTAAAAAAATGTATGCAAGCGATATTGAAAATGATGCAATAAGTGAAGCAGTAAGAGATATTTTAAATGAAGGTTTAAAAGAACTCGGAATTAAAGATATGATTGCGGAGCCTGATGTGGTGAAATTTGAAAAAGGCGAAGAAAAAATAGAAGTTGAAATTAAAGTATATTCAAGGCCTGAAGCAGAAATAGAAGGTTACAAAGAATGTGTTCCTGAAATTGAAAAAATAGAAGTAAGCGAAGAAGAAATTAACGAAGAACTTGAAAATATTGCAAAAAGCATGGCTGAGGTGAAAGATTCTGATAAGGAAATAGCCGAAAAAGGCGATATAGCCGTTATTGATTTTAAAGGTTATATTGACGGAAAAGAGATGGAAAACGGAAGTGCTAATGATTATCCTCTTGAGCTTGGAAGCAATTCTTTTATTCCGGGATTTGAAGAACAGATTACCGGAATGAAAGTGGGAGAGAGTAAAAAAATAAAAGTGACTTTCCCTGAAAATTACGGAGCAAAAGAATTAGCGGGTAAAGAGGCTGAATTTGAAGTAACACTTAAAAAAATTCAGGAAAAAATTCCGGCCGAAATAAATGACGATTTGGCTAAAAAATATTTAAACAAAGAAGACGCCACTTTGGATGATCTTAAAAATCATGTAAAAGAGCTTATTTTAAGCAGAAAAAAAGCCGAAGCTTTCGGACCAAAAAAAGACGAAATACTTGAATGTCTGGTTAAAAAATACGAAATAGATTTGCCTGAAAGTGTTGTTGAAAAAGAACTTGAAATAATGATTAATCAGGAAGCCTCAAAAATGAGCCCTGCTGAAATTAAAGAACTTCAGGAAAATCCTGAAAAAGTAAAAGAACTGAGGGAAAAACTGCTCCCTGAAGCAAAAGAGAGGGTAAAACTTACATTTTTGGTTGATGCCATAGCCAAAAAAGAAAATGTTGATGTTAGCGATCAGGAACTCTCCCAGGTAATTTATTATGAAGCTTTAATGCAGGGGCAAAATCCTCAGGATGTAATAAAATATTATCAGGAAAACAATCTGCTTCCGGTAATAAAAATGAATATGATTGAAGAGAAGTTATTAAATAAACTGCTTGAAGATAAATTAGAAGGATAAAAATTGAGTATATTAATACCTACAGTAATTGAAAAAACGGGAAGGGGCGAGAGAGCTTATGATATATACTCTCGCTTACTTAAAGACAGAATTGTTATGCTCCAGGGAGAAATTAATGACCATGTTTCAAGTATAATAGTGGCACAGCTTTTGTTTTTGGAAGCAGAGAATCCTGAAAAGGATATTTATTTATATGTCAATTCACCTGGAGGGGTTGTAACAAGCGGTATGGCAATATATGATACCATGAATTATATAAAACCTGACGTAGCAACCATCTGTATGGGGCAGGCGGCAAGCATGGGGGCGTTTTTACTCAGCAGCGGTGCTAAGGGAAAAAGATTTGCGCTTCCTCATGCAAGAATTATGATACATCAGCCTTTGGGAGGAGCCCAGGGTCAGGCTACGGATATAGAAATTCATGCAAAAGAAATTTTAAGAATGAAAAAAGAACTTAATAGAATTTTGGCTGAAAATACAGGGCAGAGCCTTAGAAGAATAGAAAAAGACACTGAAAGAGATTTCTTTATGGGTGCCGAGGAGGCTATGAAATACGGGCTTGTTGACAAAGTGCTTAAAAAGAGAGATTAATGCTAAATCAACAAGAAGACAAATATGTAACCCAGAATGTTTCAAATTCTTCTAATAATTCATTGGAAAATTTTGCAAAAAGAGTATTTGACAATCTTATCTCAGACGGGGTTCCCCCCATTCCGTATTATTATAAAGTTTATTTTTTTAATGAGCTGGATAACGAAAATGAAGCGTTCAGAAAACAGGTTTATGAATTAATATCTTTGGAAGAGAGTAATGATTTAGAAAAAGATTTGGAATTTGAAATAAAACTTAAAAATGCTTTTAAATATTCAAAAGAACTTTTAAACCATGTTGCTCTAACATATAAAATTACTAAAAAATTAAAAGAACTGCTTGGTTTACAGCTTAAAGAAACAGCCCACATAACCAACAACAAGGCTTTAATAAAATTGATAAACGGTTTTCAAAACAATTTAAAAATAATCGATGAGCGTCTAAACAGGGAAGTTGAAGAGATTAAAAATTTATATTCCCAGAATGTGGAGGTTTTAAAAGATATCGAAAGTAATTCTGTTTTTGATGCGAGATATGGTATATATAATAAAAATTATTTTTTAAATGAAGTTAGGAAAGAACTTAATTTAATAAATAAATTTCATCATACCAGTTCTCTTATAATGGTTAAAATACAAGATGATATTTTGAGTAAACTCAATTCTGAAAAATCGCGTGTCTTAATCAACAGAAGTCTGGCTAAAATAATGCTTAAAACGTCAAGAAGAACAGATATTGTGGCTACATTCGAAGAAAATATTTTTTCAATGCTTCTTAAACATACCGATGTGATAGGGGCGCAAAAAACAGTTGAAAGACTTTCAGATACGTTGTTAAATACCTCTGTTTTTTTAGAGGGTGAAGAACTTACGCTTAAAATTGTGGCCGGTATAGTAGAGCTTAAGGAAAACAGGGATGTGGAAAGATTTATATTTAAAGCGTTAAATACCCTAAAAGAAGCTGAAAGCAATAAAGAATTATATTCCATTGGAAAGGTAGATTGATGGCAGTGCTTGATATAGTTACATATCCGAATAAAGTTTTAAAACAGATTTCAAAACCTGTTGAAAGATTTGATGGCGAGCTTCATAAATTATTGGATGATATGTATGAAACTATGATTGTTAAAAACGGTGTCGGGCTTGCCGCTATTCAGGTGGCGGTTCCAATCCGTGCGTTAATAATTGATATCGGGGATGAAGAAGGAAAACAGAGTGAAAATTCTAAAATAGAAGTAATAAATCCTGAATTTTTACTTTGGGAAGGAAGCCAAAAAGATACGGAAGGCTGCCTCAGCGTTCCGGATTATTTTGACGAAGTTGAAAGATATGCAAATGTTAAAGTTAAATATTTTGACAGATTCGGAAAAGAGCATATCAGGGATGCCGAGGGGCTACTCAGCGTTGCATTTCAGCATGAGACAGACCATCTGGACGGATATCTGTTTGTAGAAAGACTGGATTATATAAAAAGAAAGAAGTTTGAAAAAGAGTGGAAAAAACTATTAAAACAAAAACGAAAAAAATAAATTCGGCCACACTTGAAGGATTTGGTGCCCAAAAAGTGGAAGTCGAAAGCTCTTTTACAAAAGCTCTTCCAGGATTTTCCATTGTCGGGCTTACAAGCCAGTCAATTCAGGAAAGCAAAGAAAGGGTAAAGTCCGCCCTGCTTAACAACGATTTCGAATTTCCGCCTCTTAAAATCACTATTTCGCTCTCTCCGGCGGATTTGAATATATTTAATAAAAGATTATCTGTTTGGATTAATTTGGAGATGTTGTTAAAAACGGGTTTGAAAGAAAAGAAAAAATAGTGAGTGTTGAAAATTTAAAAAAACTTACAATTAAAGAGCATTTTGTTAAAAAAGGAGAAGAATAATATTATTCATTATTAATTCATCAGATTTTTTTTTGAGAAATCCAAGACATTTGAAACTATTAAAGAGCTTTTAAAAGAAAAAAATTTAAAAGAATATAAACAAAAACCACACGAAACAGATTAAAAATGAAGAATTAAAAATTAAAATTATAATTATTAAAGATTTAAATATTAAAGAAGAAAAGGACAACTTTATCAAATAAAGAGCATTAAAAACTAATTAATTTAATTATTTAAAATTGATTTTTCAAATATAAGAGACAGATAAAAGATTAAAAGAAGATCTAATTTTTATCGATTTAAAAAAGATTTTATTCAGTAGGATATGTAATTCCTTATTTAAAAAGAAAAAAAATTAAAAAATTTGAAACTTATGTAGAAAAAATAGTTTAGAAATTTTTAATGACTTGTAATCATATTTACAGGGCAATGAGGATAAAAGAAGAAAAAGTTCAAAATCAACTGTTTTAAAAATAAAAGCAACTGCTGATAAAAAAGGTGTGAAAAAAAATAATATATTTATGATAAAGTTTAAATATAAATGTAGAAAAACAAAAGGAGATTTTAAAGATAAAAAAAAAATAATGAAAAAGTTCAATGTGATAAAGTATTGCATAAAAAAGCATTTGATATATGTTATTCCTGTAATTTGAAAACTCCAAATGCAGTGTTTGATTACAAAAAAGTATTAAGCTATTAGAGAGCTTATTGAAAAAAGATGAGATTAAAGACCTATATAAATTTAATGAATAAATTTAATTTTTGTGATGAAAAAGTACGAAAAAGCGATAAAAAATTTTGAAAAATGAATTAATAAAAAAGAAATTGTCCCGTATTTTCAACAAAATTTTATATTTTTTAAAAAAATTAAATTTATATAAAAAAAAATAGTAAGTATTTTACAAAATTGTAATATCTTTGACCCAACCTGTGGGAGTGGTATAAAAAATTAGATTTAAAATATGAATATAATTATATTTAAAACTTTTACAAAAAAATTATCTTCAATAAAACTGCAAAAATGATAGCAAGTTTGTTTTTTATTTTAAAAAATCAGATGAGAAATATACAAAATACAGAAAAAGTTTTAAAAAAAATTCATTAGATAAATTTAAAACTATTTTAAAAATTTGATGAAGTTATTGTTTGTTAATAAGAGAAAAGATTAATGTATGAATCTTGTTAATAAGTTTAAAGAAAAAAATAAAAATTTAACTTTTAGTGAGAGAGGAAATAAATAATATTTTGCAATTATTAGATATTGTTAAATAAATTTAATATCCAAAAAGCAAAAATAAAACAAAAAAGTTAATAAAAACCTTTTTGGAGGTTTGTCAAACCTTGAAATTAAAAAATTTAAAGTTATTGAATTAAGTGAAATTTTATAAAAAAAATAAAAGTAAAACTAATTGGAAAAATAATAAAAAAATTATTGATAAATATGAAAAAACTTAGATATTATAAAAGATTTTTAAGAATTAAATAAGAATATTTTAAGAATATTATTTCAGAAAAAATTAAGTAATCGAAACGTTAAAAGATCTAAAAGAATTGATAAATACAGAAACATATATTTACAGAAAATGAAGAAAATAAATTATTTATATATTTAATAAAGATATTAATCTTAATTTAAAAGAAAGAGAAGTTTTATAAAAATTTTAAAATAATTTCTAATCTAAAATTTTTAATTCATATGAAATTTTTTTAAAAATTCTTCTTTAAATAATATTATTATTTTCTATTTAAATTTTATTACATTCATAAATACTTTCTTTAATCTTTATTACCTTCTTCCACTTCTTTTTTTTTAAATTTATTGGGAAATTTATATGAGTTAGTTTCATTCTGAAAAAAGAGGGAAGCCATTTTGATTTGCCGATAGCTTTAAGTATTCTGTATCATAAAAAAGATATTGATTTGAGAGAATTTTTGGTTTTGGGCGAGCTTGGGCTTGACGGTAAACTTAAAGATACAAATACAATTTTTCCTATAATTTTATCTTTAAAGCCTAAAAAAGTGATAATTCCGCTTGAGAGTGCAGGTAAAGTGTCTAAAATCCCAGGAATTGAAATATATGCTTTTTCGCATATAAAAGAGTTTGAAGAATTTGCTCCAAAAAAAAGTGAAAAAAGTGAATTAAATTATGACTCGATAAATATTAACGGTAAAAAATATTACTATTTAAATGAATTTAAAGAGGATTTTAAAGATGTAATAGGTCAAAACGAGGCAAAAGAAGCGGCTTTGATTTCAGCGGCTGGGTTTCATAATATTTTGTTTGAGGGAAGTCCGGGAGTCGGTAAATCTATGATAATAAACAGAATGAAATATATTCTGCCTCCTATGAGTCTGGAAGAGATACTTGAAGTTGAAAAATATAATTCACTTGAGGGGAAAGAAGTTACATTTAAGCCTGTCAGGCCTTATAGAGCGCCGCATTATTCATCTACAAAAGCAGCAATATTCGGAGGCGGAAGCAGGGGGGCTAAAATTGGGGAAATTGCATTTGCGAACAAGGGGATTTTGTTTTTTGACGAGCTTCCTTATTTTCAAAAAGATGTTTTGGAAAATCTGCGCCTTCCACTGCAGGATAAAAAAGTGTTAATCAGCAGGGTAAATTCAAAAATAGAGTATGAAACGGATATTTTATTTGCGGCGGCTATGAATCCATGCCCCTGCGGAAATTTGTTAAGTCCTCTTAAAGAATGCAGATGCACGGACCTTGAAATCAGAAGGTATAAAAACAGGATAAGCGAGCCTCTTTATGACAGGATTGAAATATATCATCAGATGATTGAAGACGACTCAAAAGATACAATTTCAAGCAAAGAGATGTTTGAGAAGGTTTTAACTGCATTTGAAATGCAAAAAGGTAAATTTAATGCCAATTTAGAAGAAAATTATCAATTTGACTTAGAAAACGAAGCTTATGATATTTTAAATAAAGCCAAAAGAAATTTTGCACTCTCTAAAAGAAGCGAATTTAATTTATTAAAGGTGGCAAAAACCATTGCAAATTTA
It encodes the following:
- the tatB gene encoding Sec-independent protein translocase protein TatB; the protein is MGFSEILFVAVIAIIVLGPEKLPDAMRDLGRLFIKIKKMWRDATADIRRELELEEMKTEMEEYKKQLQELQNKVSGEVNDIKSSLTSLDELTATGNTRDFSDMISSNEKKMDNEKCKMENEGKNNEKLEKNEKKKNNYPFSIINFTLG
- a CDS encoding RluA family pseudouridine synthase — encoded protein: MGFVVKEFEIKNQKILDFLIELGFGMREAKRAIDRGRVSLNGKRVTEKSARGSGILKAIVFEPNGYGLKPVFETTHFAVFDKPSGVAIHPKKLANTKSLLDDVRALWGRDANLVHRLDKETSGLVMASKNKFAESVLKRSFQNKEIKKSYLALIRGHLDKIMTIKKPILANRDENIKVKVMIHPEGKESITIIKPVKKIGDNTLVECDLLTGRQHQIRVHLFSIGHPVVGDPLYGVDNEFADRYLNKQISEEERIKTTGAKRLMLHSYKLEFEFMNNKYIIKSDKLLTKYAQQKVQIF
- a CDS encoding EAL domain-containing protein, with the translated sequence MTKEKGEFTYEFFSSQINEQILKYTQTKNLLKTALKNKEFIYHFQPYVDSKSLKIAGAETFLRIKHNNKIIYPNNFIDNAENSGFIKTIEKQMFPKFLEYLQQINIPLSFNISGKSLTDEEHIKNLFKKIRNLPINIELTEREIAGDIEYTKKIFNYFKNKKFKLSIDDFGTGYSSFSYLKDLPADYLKIDISFVRNIENSKKDYAIVETIIDFAHKFDLKTIAEGVENINQLKLLQNAECDYIQGFYFYKPMPFNEFKSLL
- the fliI gene encoding flagellar protein export ATPase FliI: MPLKNIKSKIGSKKLSLPFGTVKKINSTNLIAVGLNPSIGDIVKIVSSNKEMLGMVTSLDEKSFVVTPFSFLEGFKIGDKVYIDENGMKIPVGERLLGRVVDPFMNPIDSLGKINFETKYPIMKKPISPLKRGMINEVFSTGVKAIDGLLTCGKGQKMGIFAGSGIGKSTLMSMIVKGSDAQVKVIALIGERGREIPEFIEHNLKGDLTNTVIIAATSDDSALMRKYGAFSAMAVAEYFKDRGKDVLFLMDSITRFAMAQREIGLAQGEPPTSKGYPPSSIILLPQLMERAGKEKGKGSITAFFTVLVEGDDTSADPIADQARSILDGHIILNRELTDRGLYPPIDILSSASRVMPNVVDKEHINLAQKFKYLYSMLKENEVLIRIGAYQKGVDPDLDGAINKKEAMENFLRQNPDELYKYEEIFSFLKILL
- the tig gene encoding trigger factor, with the protein product MVEAKKIDSANSIIKANIENQDLEAKKDKIAKQIAKKAKVQGFRVGKVPVKVVKKMYASDIENDAISEAVRDILNEGLKELGIKDMIAEPDVVKFEKGEEKIEVEIKVYSRPEAEIEGYKECVPEIEKIEVSEEEINEELENIAKSMAEVKDSDKEIAEKGDIAVIDFKGYIDGKEMENGSANDYPLELGSNSFIPGFEEQITGMKVGESKKIKVTFPENYGAKELAGKEAEFEVTLKKIQEKIPAEINDDLAKKYLNKEDATLDDLKNHVKELILSRKKAEAFGPKKDEILECLVKKYEIDLPESVVEKELEIMINQEASKMSPAEIKELQENPEKVKELREKLLPEAKERVKLTFLVDAIAKKENVDVSDQELSQVIYYEALMQGQNPQDVIKYYQENNLLPVIKMNMIEEKLLNKLLEDKLEG
- the clpP gene encoding ATP-dependent Clp endopeptidase proteolytic subunit ClpP, yielding MSILIPTVIEKTGRGERAYDIYSRLLKDRIVMLQGEINDHVSSIIVAQLLFLEAENPEKDIYLYVNSPGGVVTSGMAIYDTMNYIKPDVATICMGQAASMGAFLLSSGAKGKRFALPHARIMIHQPLGGAQGQATDIEIHAKEILRMKKELNRILAENTGQSLRRIEKDTERDFFMGAEEAMKYGLVDKVLKKRD
- a CDS encoding diguanylate cyclase domain-containing protein; translation: MLNQQEDKYVTQNVSNSSNNSLENFAKRVFDNLISDGVPPIPYYYKVYFFNELDNENEAFRKQVYELISLEESNDLEKDLEFEIKLKNAFKYSKELLNHVALTYKITKKLKELLGLQLKETAHITNNKALIKLINGFQNNLKIIDERLNREVEEIKNLYSQNVEVLKDIESNSVFDARYGIYNKNYFLNEVRKELNLINKFHHTSSLIMVKIQDDILSKLNSEKSRVLINRSLAKIMLKTSRRTDIVATFEENIFSMLLKHTDVIGAQKTVERLSDTLLNTSVFLEGEELTLKIVAGIVELKENRDVERFIFKALNTLKEAESNKELYSIGKVD
- the def gene encoding peptide deformylase → MAVLDIVTYPNKVLKQISKPVERFDGELHKLLDDMYETMIVKNGVGLAAIQVAVPIRALIIDIGDEEGKQSENSKIEVINPEFLLWEGSQKDTEGCLSVPDYFDEVERYANVKVKYFDRFGKEHIRDAEGLLSVAFQHETDHLDGYLFVERLDYIKRKKFEKEWKKLLKQKRKK
- a CDS encoding magnesium chelatase domain-containing protein, whose translation is MEKTIKTKTKKINSATLEGFGAQKVEVESSFTKALPGFSIVGLTSQSIQESKERVKSALLNNDFEFPPLKITISLSPADLNIFNKRLSVWINLEMLLKTGLKEKKK
- a CDS encoding YifB family Mg chelatase-like AAA ATPase, coding for MKKEGSHFDLPIALSILYHKKDIDLREFLVLGELGLDGKLKDTNTIFPIILSLKPKKVIIPLESAGKVSKIPGIEIYAFSHIKEFEEFAPKKSEKSELNYDSININGKKYYYLNEFKEDFKDVIGQNEAKEAALISAAGFHNILFEGSPGVGKSMIINRMKYILPPMSLEEILEVEKYNSLEGKEVTFKPVRPYRAPHYSSTKAAIFGGGSRGAKIGEIAFANKGILFFDELPYFQKDVLENLRLPLQDKKVLISRVNSKIEYETDILFAAAMNPCPCGNLLSPLKECRCTDLEIRRYKNRISEPLYDRIEIYHQMIEDDSKDTISSKEMFEKVLTAFEMQKGKFNANLEENYQFDLENEAYDILNKAKRNFALSKRSEFNLLKVAKTIANLDKRDKIKKVDLLKALKYRKR